From the Lancefieldella sp. Marseille-Q7238 genome, one window contains:
- a CDS encoding glycerate kinase — MRTPFKRQLSILLAADSFKGAASSAEIEDYLEVGILRAFPDARIRKVPIADGGEGTLDAFIAQGGGRRETIYVENPFGKRIAARFGVLSDDSAVIEMAEAAGIGFSDRSCEAALRASTYGVGQLLHAVLEQGIRRVYIGLGGSATTDGGAGLAEALGIQLLDSHGKTVPRGLQGLREVVSVDKSLLDQRLQESEIIALSDVDTPLTGTCGAVYVFGPQKGLLDARLCEFDAWMQRYANVVFADTGYDASLVAGAGAAGGLGFGLLSFCGATITSGVEALLDRVHFNELLRETDLVITGEGRMDNQTAHGKAPVGIARRAALQGVPTYAVVGSCTEDLSEVHRAGIQRVFASAPSDLSLEECMRRTSEDVAAAAERAVRFFIQDQQSFK; from the coding sequence CCATTCTTTTAGCCGCTGATTCCTTCAAAGGTGCGGCTTCAAGCGCTGAAATTGAAGACTATCTTGAAGTGGGCATCCTGCGCGCTTTTCCCGATGCGCGTATACGAAAGGTTCCTATTGCCGATGGTGGTGAGGGTACGCTCGATGCCTTTATCGCACAAGGCGGCGGACGGCGTGAAACCATATATGTGGAGAATCCCTTTGGCAAACGCATAGCCGCGCGCTTCGGAGTGCTTTCAGATGACTCCGCTGTGATTGAAATGGCTGAAGCCGCAGGTATCGGGTTTTCTGATCGCAGCTGTGAGGCTGCGCTGCGGGCATCGACATATGGGGTAGGACAACTGCTTCATGCCGTACTTGAACAGGGAATACGTCGTGTGTATATAGGCCTTGGTGGAAGTGCGACTACTGACGGCGGAGCTGGTCTGGCAGAAGCGCTCGGGATACAGCTTCTGGATTCCCACGGCAAGACGGTTCCCCGTGGTCTTCAGGGCTTACGGGAAGTTGTCTCTGTTGATAAAAGTCTTTTGGATCAGCGCCTGCAAGAGAGTGAAATTATTGCTCTCAGCGACGTTGACACTCCGCTTACCGGTACCTGCGGAGCTGTGTATGTCTTTGGACCTCAAAAGGGTCTTTTGGACGCCCGCCTATGCGAATTTGACGCCTGGATGCAGCGCTATGCCAATGTTGTTTTTGCAGATACGGGATATGACGCAAGTCTTGTGGCAGGTGCAGGAGCGGCAGGCGGTCTTGGTTTTGGGCTTCTTTCATTTTGCGGAGCAACGATAACGTCTGGGGTTGAAGCGCTTCTCGACAGGGTTCACTTTAATGAATTGCTCCGTGAGACCGATCTGGTCATTACGGGAGAGGGCCGCATGGATAACCAAACGGCGCATGGAAAGGCTCCTGTGGGGATTGCGCGGCGGGCGGCTTTACAAGGCGTGCCGACCTATGCCGTTGTTGGATCTTGCACGGAAGATCTGTCAGAAGTACATAGAGCCGGCATCCAGCGGGTCTTTGCGTCAGCCCCTTCTGATCTCTCGCTGGAAGAGTGCATGCGCCGTACATCGGAAGACGTTGCCGCCGCTGCCGAACGTGCCGTGCGATTTTTTATACAAGATCAGCAGAGTTTCAAATAA
- a CDS encoding ABC transporter ATP-binding protein — MLRLVHRILVFSGSYARRIRLAYGFTFLKSFCANMPLMLAIISLNLLLDDRATPLTCCFLAAGMLVLLALQSIFHYLSDRMQSGTGYEIFAEKRVELGYHLRRLPMGFFTAGNIGRISSILSADMVYIEEQSMSIVANVVSDVFAQVILTAFLLAMNPLIGIAVLAVELLAILIAQPMLAQARRNSSVRQQTIEQVTDAVLEYTEGLAVVKSYNLTGESACDLRKSFSDMRDTSLQFAYEQSPFEIALLIVYGLGSAAALALAVWQFEQGTLALGTFVGITLFLFQLFGPLRDLYQQSTRLIIMESALNRIEALFSQEELSDTGTSCVPQADDVEGTIKHEIEFSHVSFAYGEKVVLTDISFSADRGQMIALVGQSGSGKTTIANLLARFWDVSKGSVLLRGIDVRQLPMAALMDHISMVFQHVYLFQDTVYNNIAMGKPNATREEVFEAARKACCYEFIMRMPYGFDTMIGEGGATLSGGEAQRISLARAILKDAPIIVLDEATASIDADNERYIQQAMTELCRNKTTLVIAHKLPTIRNADKIAVIDDGRIIECGSHDELMARNGAYCHMVQVDIQSHEWHTSSTQMYETREPAEKPIKGQVAQEMADE; from the coding sequence ATGCTAAGGCTTGTCCACCGCATTCTTGTTTTTTCAGGCTCGTATGCGCGACGCATCAGACTCGCGTATGGCTTCACATTTCTGAAATCGTTTTGCGCAAATATGCCACTCATGCTGGCGATCATTTCACTAAACCTGCTGCTTGACGACAGAGCAACCCCTTTGACCTGTTGTTTTTTAGCAGCGGGAATGCTGGTGCTTCTGGCACTTCAATCTATCTTCCACTACCTGTCTGATCGCATGCAATCAGGAACAGGTTATGAGATTTTTGCCGAGAAACGCGTAGAGCTCGGTTATCATCTGCGGCGCCTCCCTATGGGATTTTTCACCGCCGGCAACATCGGACGCATCAGCTCGATTCTTTCGGCCGATATGGTCTACATCGAAGAGCAGAGCATGTCAATTGTTGCAAACGTTGTCAGCGACGTTTTTGCTCAGGTTATCCTGACCGCATTTCTTTTAGCGATGAACCCCCTGATAGGAATCGCCGTACTGGCGGTTGAACTTCTCGCCATCCTGATTGCACAGCCAATGCTCGCGCAAGCGAGACGGAACTCAAGCGTCCGCCAGCAGACTATCGAGCAGGTAACTGATGCTGTGCTGGAATATACGGAGGGTCTTGCCGTTGTCAAGAGCTACAATTTGACCGGAGAAAGCGCGTGCGACTTGCGTAAAAGTTTCTCCGATATGCGCGACACCAGCCTGCAATTTGCTTACGAGCAATCTCCTTTTGAAATAGCGCTCCTCATAGTATATGGTCTGGGTTCCGCAGCGGCGCTCGCACTCGCTGTCTGGCAATTCGAACAAGGCACCTTGGCACTTGGTACCTTTGTCGGCATTACCCTCTTTTTGTTCCAGCTCTTTGGACCGCTCAGAGACCTTTACCAGCAGAGTACACGCCTTATCATTATGGAAAGCGCTCTCAACCGCATTGAAGCCCTGTTTTCCCAGGAAGAGTTGAGCGACACAGGCACCAGCTGTGTTCCCCAGGCAGACGATGTCGAAGGTACTATCAAACACGAAATCGAATTTTCCCATGTTTCTTTTGCCTACGGCGAGAAGGTCGTGCTTACCGATATCTCTTTCTCTGCTGACCGCGGGCAAATGATTGCTTTGGTGGGACAATCAGGAAGCGGCAAAACCACTATCGCCAATCTTTTAGCCCGTTTCTGGGACGTCTCCAAAGGAAGTGTACTGCTGCGAGGTATTGATGTTCGTCAGCTGCCGATGGCAGCGCTCATGGATCATATCAGCATGGTGTTTCAACATGTCTATTTGTTCCAGGATACGGTATACAACAATATTGCCATGGGAAAGCCGAATGCGACCCGCGAAGAGGTGTTCGAAGCAGCACGTAAAGCCTGCTGCTACGAGTTTATTATGCGCATGCCGTACGGTTTTGACACCATGATTGGTGAAGGCGGTGCCACGCTCTCGGGCGGCGAGGCGCAGCGTATTTCTCTTGCACGCGCAATTCTCAAGGACGCGCCCATTATTGTGCTTGATGAAGCGACTGCCAGCATCGATGCCGACAATGAGCGCTATATCCAACAGGCCATGACAGAGCTGTGCCGCAATAAAACGACTCTGGTGATTGCCCATAAACTCCCTACTATTCGCAACGCCGACAAGATTGCGGTCATCGACGACGGCAGAATCATCGAATGTGGATCTCACGATGAGCTGATGGCGCGAAATGGCGCGTATTGCCATATGGTGCAGGTGGACATTCAATCGCACGAATGGCATACGTCCTCAACACAAATGTATGAAACGCGGGAACCTGCAGAAAAACCTATAAAGGGCCAGGTAGCACAGGAGATGGCAGATGAATGA
- a CDS encoding energy-coupling factor transporter ATPase, protein MIRFEDVSFHYGGENGTGDGVNHINLTIGDGTFTVFVGESGCGKTTLTRLINGLAPNFYEGEMEGTVSVDDICVTTAELHDTAAYIGSVFQNPKSQFFNVDTTGELVFGCENQALPRDEIRRRLAKTCADMQLDALMNRNIFELSGGEKQQIACGSVYASDPRIYVMDEPSSNLDKKAIHRLHDILAKMKEEGKTIVLSEHRLHYLMDLADQFIYVKNGRIEKTFSAHEMRLLDDDQLSKLGLRCTDLRRLTKAQANERQFAAARTETTAGISTATTTADEAAEKRSALEAIDLTCNRGSARILDINRISFPLHSVVAVIGDNGCGKSTLAESLCGVTPSSGTVAFNGIFETAKARSKRSFMVMQDVNRQLFAEDVTEEVSLNAHVSEEEADRILDSLGVLAYKNRHPASLSGGQKQRVAIASALCAGKDILFYDEPTSGLDRRGMERFGDLLRDMHGQVQCSVIITHDPELILQCCTHVLHIRDGRAIAFYPLDHEGVVRVRSYFLSPSSKSTSKRRSHTRAIGKILQYAGEQKKGIALAALFMVIGAVTSVVPYLFIYNLIASALAGESITVATAVPAIAAVALCECIHAILYTTGLIFSHKAAFNTLKNLREFLQERLETQSIGTVQDMGAGAIKKLFTDDVESIELLLAHIIPEGAANISVVAVVLLTICAIDWQMALLTVLVVMFGIIVSQQMYNVGIDKMGSYFSATKRLNNTIIEYVHGMEVVRIFNRQKDSGERFKRSVASYRDQALGWYKICWPWMALYGSLFSNIVLYTLPFGVLMVLLGHITLSKCILVLCLSFGIGPLLLHCMTFIGAIPQVGFKIQALEKALDQTPLKTGNENFTGYSHDVSFENVHFAYSDSEVLKGVSFTARENQMTALVGESGSGKSTVARLLAHHYDVASGSISIGGQRLESLSQQTLNNQISYVSQDLFLFNRSILENIRVGRPEATDEEVYEAARKAQCDEFIRTLEDGYDTNVGTAGLKLSGGQRQRISFARAILKDAPIVVLDEATAFIDPENERKMNRAISEIIVGKTVIVIAHKLRSIAHADKIIMLHHGHVLAEGTQDELISSCPEYRTLWNAAEETSGWTLREMPQEIVKGTKEASC, encoded by the coding sequence ATGATTCGCTTTGAAGATGTCAGTTTCCATTACGGTGGTGAAAACGGTACCGGTGACGGTGTCAATCATATCAATTTGACCATTGGTGACGGAACGTTCACGGTATTCGTCGGCGAATCCGGATGCGGGAAAACCACTCTTACGCGTCTTATCAATGGCCTCGCCCCCAATTTCTATGAAGGAGAGATGGAGGGCACCGTCTCTGTAGACGATATCTGCGTCACTACCGCAGAGCTTCACGATACTGCCGCCTATATCGGCAGCGTCTTTCAGAATCCTAAAAGTCAGTTCTTTAATGTAGATACTACCGGTGAATTGGTATTCGGCTGTGAAAACCAAGCGCTGCCTCGTGATGAAATACGACGCAGACTCGCCAAGACATGCGCCGACATGCAACTTGATGCTCTCATGAACCGCAACATCTTTGAGCTCTCTGGAGGAGAAAAACAGCAGATTGCCTGCGGTTCAGTCTATGCTTCTGATCCACGCATATACGTCATGGACGAACCGTCATCAAACCTTGATAAAAAGGCTATACATCGCTTGCACGACATCTTGGCAAAGATGAAAGAAGAGGGAAAGACTATCGTCTTGTCCGAACATCGCCTGCACTACCTCATGGATCTGGCGGATCAGTTTATCTATGTCAAAAACGGGCGTATTGAAAAGACCTTCTCGGCGCACGAAATGCGCTTGCTTGATGATGATCAACTCTCAAAACTGGGTCTGCGCTGCACCGATTTGCGTCGACTCACCAAGGCGCAAGCCAATGAACGCCAGTTTGCCGCAGCACGCACCGAGACGACTGCGGGCATATCAACTGCCACAACAACCGCCGACGAGGCTGCCGAGAAGCGCTCGGCTCTTGAAGCGATTGACCTTACCTGCAACCGCGGCAGTGCACGTATCCTAGATATCAACCGCATTTCATTCCCTCTGCATAGCGTAGTTGCCGTGATTGGCGACAATGGCTGCGGCAAAAGCACCTTGGCAGAATCACTTTGCGGTGTCACTCCCTCCAGCGGAACGGTTGCCTTTAACGGCATTTTTGAAACAGCAAAGGCTCGTTCCAAGAGAAGCTTTATGGTCATGCAGGATGTCAACCGCCAACTATTTGCAGAAGACGTGACCGAAGAAGTCAGTCTCAACGCGCACGTCTCAGAAGAAGAGGCCGACCGCATTCTTGACAGCCTGGGTGTACTTGCCTACAAAAACCGTCACCCCGCATCACTTTCCGGAGGACAAAAACAACGTGTAGCTATCGCGTCAGCGCTTTGCGCAGGCAAAGACATTCTGTTCTATGATGAGCCTACAAGCGGCCTCGATCGCCGCGGTATGGAACGTTTCGGAGACCTTCTACGAGACATGCACGGTCAAGTCCAATGCTCAGTTATCATCACGCATGATCCCGAACTGATTTTGCAATGCTGCACGCATGTGCTGCACATACGCGATGGACGCGCCATAGCGTTCTATCCGCTTGACCATGAAGGCGTCGTGCGTGTGCGCAGTTATTTTCTCTCCCCCAGCAGCAAAAGCACCAGCAAAAGACGGAGTCATACCAGAGCTATAGGCAAAATCCTGCAGTATGCGGGAGAGCAGAAAAAAGGTATCGCCCTAGCGGCCCTTTTTATGGTCATCGGTGCGGTAACAAGCGTTGTTCCCTATCTGTTCATCTACAACCTTATTGCCTCAGCTCTTGCCGGTGAAAGCATTACTGTTGCAACAGCCGTTCCTGCTATCGCAGCCGTTGCCCTATGCGAGTGTATACATGCGATACTTTATACAACAGGCCTGATCTTCTCGCATAAGGCCGCATTCAATACCCTTAAAAATCTCAGAGAATTCCTGCAAGAGCGATTGGAAACGCAATCTATCGGCACGGTGCAGGACATGGGAGCCGGCGCTATCAAAAAGCTGTTCACCGATGACGTTGAATCGATTGAGCTTCTGCTGGCGCATATAATTCCCGAAGGAGCGGCAAATATCTCCGTTGTTGCGGTCGTGCTCCTGACAATTTGCGCCATCGACTGGCAGATGGCCCTTCTCACCGTTCTCGTGGTGATGTTCGGTATCATTGTCTCCCAACAGATGTACAACGTGGGTATCGATAAAATGGGCAGCTATTTTTCCGCTACCAAACGTCTCAACAATACCATCATTGAATACGTACACGGCATGGAAGTTGTACGCATATTTAATCGCCAAAAAGATTCGGGTGAGAGATTCAAACGTTCCGTGGCATCTTATCGCGATCAAGCCTTGGGCTGGTATAAGATTTGTTGGCCTTGGATGGCTCTGTACGGCAGTCTGTTTTCAAATATCGTGCTGTACACGCTGCCTTTTGGAGTACTGATGGTACTTCTCGGCCATATAACACTCTCAAAATGCATACTGGTTCTTTGCCTCAGCTTTGGCATAGGACCACTTCTGCTGCATTGTATGACATTTATCGGAGCAATTCCTCAGGTGGGCTTTAAGATTCAGGCGCTTGAAAAGGCGTTGGATCAGACCCCGCTCAAAACGGGAAACGAGAATTTCACAGGTTATAGCCATGATGTCTCATTTGAGAATGTGCATTTTGCCTACAGCGACAGCGAAGTACTCAAGGGAGTTTCATTTACCGCCAGAGAAAATCAGATGACTGCTTTGGTGGGAGAAAGCGGCAGTGGCAAAAGTACTGTTGCCCGTCTTTTGGCTCACCATTATGACGTTGCAAGCGGCAGCATCTCTATAGGAGGACAACGCCTTGAGAGTCTGTCGCAACAGACGCTTAACAATCAGATATCCTACGTCTCCCAAGATTTGTTCCTGTTTAATAGAAGCATCTTGGAAAACATTCGTGTTGGCCGACCCGAAGCAACCGATGAAGAGGTATATGAAGCCGCTCGAAAAGCGCAGTGCGATGAGTTCATCAGAACGCTTGAAGATGGCTATGATACCAACGTTGGCACAGCCGGCCTGAAGCTGTCGGGCGGCCAGCGCCAGCGTATCTCATTTGCACGAGCCATTCTAAAAGACGCTCCCATCGTAGTGCTCGACGAAGCCACCGCCTTTATCGACCCTGAAAACGAACGAAAGATGAACCGTGCTATCAGTGAAATCATTGTCGGCAAAACAGTAATCGTCATTGCTCATAAACTTCGCTCTATAGCGCATGCCGATAAGATCATCATGCTGCATCATGGACATGTTCTCGCAGAGGGAACGCAGGATGAACTCATTTCATCCTGCCCGGAATACCGCACGCTATGGAATGCCGCCGAAGAAACTTCTGGCTGGACGCTCCGAGAAATGCCGCAAGAGATAGTCAAAGGCACCAAGGAGGCGTCATGCTAA